A part of Phoenix dactylifera cultivar Barhee BC4 chromosome 2, palm_55x_up_171113_PBpolish2nd_filt_p, whole genome shotgun sequence genomic DNA contains:
- the LOC103722920 gene encoding LOW QUALITY PROTEIN: alcohol dehydrogenase-like 4 (The sequence of the model RefSeq protein was modified relative to this genomic sequence to represent the inferred CDS: deleted 2 bases in 2 codons): MGNTSQEHANGFHSFNGGCSNGFHASDTAGKVITCKAAVVWGPEEPFVMEEVQVQPPQKMEVRLKILFTSICHTDLSAWKGLNDMQRVYPRILGHEAAGVVESVGEGVEDLKEGDHVIPIFNGECGGCVHCKSHKTNLCARFRVDPFKSVMAGDGQPRFSVLDPAAGERRPVYHFLNTSTFAEFTVLDSACVVKINPAAPLQKMCLLSCGISTGVGAVWNCANVKEGSTVAIFGLGAVGLAVAEGARLRGASQIIGVDINSEKFVKGREMGITKFVNPTDCDKPTHEVIRETTKGGVDYSFECAGNLDVLREAFLSTRDGWGLTVILGIHPTPRLLPLHPMELFDGRRIVASVFGDFKGKSQLPDFVDKYMNGEIKINLDGFITHEMPFTEINKAFQLLSEGKSLRCLLHL; this comes from the exons atggggaaCACCAGCCAAGAACATGCTAATGGATTTCATAGCTTTAACGGTGGCTGCTCTAATGGTTTCCATGCCAGTGATACAGCCGGCAAAGTTATCACTTGTA AAGCTGCCGTTGTCTGGGGTCCAGAAGAACCCTTCGTGATGGAGGAGGTGCAAGTGCAGCCCCCTCAAAAAATGGAGGTCCGGCTCAAGATCCTCTTCACTTCCATCTGCCAC ACCGATCTCAGTGCTTGGAAAGGCCTG AACGACATGCAACGAGTCTACCCTCGAATACTTGGCCATGAGGCAGCCGG GGTGGTGGAAAGCGTAGGGGAGGGCGTGGAGGACTTGAAGGAAGGGGACCATGTGATCCCAATCTTCAACGGGGAGTGCGGGGGTTGCGTCCACTGTAAATCCCACAAGACGAACCTCTGCGCCCGGTTCCGGGTGGATCCCTTCAAGAGCGTCATGGCCGGCGACGGCCAGCCCAGGTTCTCCGTCCTGGATCCCGCCGCCGGGGAGCGCCGCCCCGTCTACCACTTCCTCAACACCTCCACCTTCGCCGAGTTCACCGTGCTCGACTCCGCCTGCGTCGTT AAAATCAACCCCGCTGCGCCCCTCCAAAAGATGTGCCTGCTTAGCTGTGGCATTTCCACAG GAGTGGGAGCCGTATGGAATTGTGCAAATGTAAAAGAGGGTTCAACTGTGGCAATCTTCGGCCTTGGGGCTGTGGGCCTCGCG GTTGCAGAAGGTGCCCGACTGAGGGGAGCTTCCCAAATTATTGGTGTTGACATCAACTCGGAAAAATTTGTGAAAG GGCGAGAAATGGGCATCACAAAATTTGTCAACCCCACAGACTGCGACAAGCCTACGCATGAg GTGATAAGGGAAACGACGAAAGGTGGTGTTGACTACAGCTTCGAGTGTGCAGGGAATCTGGATGTACTCCGCGAAGCTTTCTTGTCAACCCGTGAC GGATGGGGTTTGACAGTGATTTTAGGAATCCATCCAACCCCAAGGTTGCTTCCCTTGCATCCAATGGAGCTCTTTGATGGCCGAAGGATCGTTGCAAGTGTCTTTGGAGATTTTAAGGGGAAATCCCAGTTGCCGGATTTTGTGGACAAGTACATGAATGGG GAAATCAAAATTAATCTGGATGGATTCATAACACATGAGATGCCTTTTACTGAGATAAACAAAGCTTTTCAGCTTCTGTCAGAGGGAAAGTCCTTGAGGTGTCTACTGCACCTGTGA
- the LOC103722926 gene encoding NAC domain-containing protein 43-like: MSILANGHSCVPPGFRFHPTEEELLNYYLKKKVACEKIDLDVIRDIDLNKIEPWDIQDNCKIGSAPQNEWYFFSHKDKKYPTGMRANRATAAGFWKATGRDKVIYAASFKRIGMRKTLVFYKGRAPHGLRSDWIMHEYRLDHPLYTNSSSNDCSPAGETAQEEGWVVCRVFKKRTCQTSFITPRRNLSTASDARTLTSHSCNDEALDQILQNLGRSCKQESNAIISINTMEDNKGYLRPVETALGNMKFLAMESPILPPLPDFAPEVEPADPIMDMDWTSLYYENVSHSGSYLEAQKQLPYIDDPSFELLTSNGQFSNSQVYRLGVGDPWTFMPSVPSVSDRTSYMPNACCNITTQELARNI, translated from the exons ATGAGCATCTTAGCGAACGGTCATTCCTGCGTTCCACCGGGCTTTCGCTTCCATCCAACCGAGGAGGAGCTCTTGAACTATTATttgaagaagaaggtggctTGCGAGAAGATAGACTTGGATGTCATACGTGACATCGATCTCAATAAGATAGAACCATGGGACATCCAAG ACAACTGCAAAATAGGGTCAGCCCCACAAAACGAATGGTACTTCTTCAGTCACAAGGACAAGAAGTATCCAACAGGCATGCGCGCTAACCGAGCGACGGCAGCCGGGTTCTGGAAAGCCACTGGCCGTGATAAGGTCATCTACGCCGCCAGCTTCAAACGGATTGGCATGAGGAAGACACTGGTCTTTTACAAAGGCAGAGCCCCCCATGGCTTGAGATCCGACTGGATCATGCATGAATATAGACTTGACCACCCCCTTTATACCAACTCCTCTTCCAAC GACTGTAGCCCTGCTGGTGAAACAGCACAGGAGGAAGGATGGGTTGTTTGCCGCGTATTCAAGAAGAGAACTTGTCAGACTTCCTTTATTACTCCTCGTAGAAATTTATCTACTGCTAGCGACGCCAGGACCCTGACGTCGCATTCATGCAACGATGAGGCCTTGGACCAAATCCTACAGAACTTGGGAAGATCTTGCAAGCAAGAAAGCAATGCAATCATCAGCATCAACACCATGGAAGACAACAAGGGTTATCTTAGGCCAGTTGAAACTGCCTTAGGTAACATGAAATTTCTCGCTATGGAGAGTCCAATTCTCCCACCACTGCCAGATTTTGCACCAGAAGTTGAGCCTGCCGATCCAATCATGGACATGGACTGGACATCACTGTACTACGAGAATGTATCCCACAGTGGAAGCTACTTGGAGGCACAGAAGCAGCTCCCCTACATTGATGACCCCAGCTTTGAGCTTCTCACTTCGAATGGACAATTCAGCAACTCGCAAGTCTATCGCCTTGGAGTTGGTGACCCATGGACTTTCATGCCATCGGTGCCATCCGTTTCGGACCGCACCAGCTACATGCCGAACGCGTGCTGTAACATCACAACCCAAGAACTTGCTAGAAATATCTAA